Proteins encoded by one window of Engraulis encrasicolus isolate BLACKSEA-1 chromosome 23, IST_EnEncr_1.0, whole genome shotgun sequence:
- the LOC134440462 gene encoding uncharacterized protein LOC134440462 translates to MAFCPKTFNQSGSWIGAELHTRSKRVFSHVNSAEEMGMASHWRPQSEHPYKYVRATRFSSSKYWKEYQKGQAASQEQQYHGMANLPTSAPQTLRFVGNLIHPQSTCIRGSQLASTGPVVNPMRKDISLVGPALPNMATTCPSNMNNLIPASDGTAALLSQFGPLKFVGNLNLPAGGYHGQQDLKTAQSAGIMTHGGLAAPRVDVMSSTSAAPASLSTGAFGGAPTLSQTAGFHYSKDYLLKMINLHGEMMVKYRELRGKAEDIEKLMTQSVCPTERQEKTENKAKALDDLTEGIVLPEDAMEKLEAIPGILDLAREMGFLPMC, encoded by the exons ATGGCTTTTTGTCCGAAAACTTTCAACCAGAGTGGATCATGGATTGGGGCTGAACTCCATACTCGTTCTAAGCGAGTCTTTTCCCATGTCAACTCTGCTGAAGAAATGGGCATGGCCTCTCATTGGAGGCCCCAGTCTGAGCATCCATACAAATATGTGCGGGCGACACGGTTTTCTTCCA GCAAGTATTGGAAGGAGTACCAAAAAGGGCAAGCCGCTTCCCAGGAGCAGCAGTACCATGGTATGGCCAACCTGCCAACCTCAGCACCTCAGACCCTGAGATTTGTGGGCAACTTGATCCACCCTCAGTCCACCTGTATCAGAGGTAGCCAGCTGGCCTCCACTGGACCTGTGGTGAATCCAATGAGGAAGGACATTTCCTTGGTGGGTCCTGCTCTTCCCAACATGGCTACAACCTGCCCATCCAACATGAACAACCTCATCCCTGCATCTGATGGCACAGCTGCTTTGCTGAGCCAGTTTGGACCCCTCAAGTTTGTGGGGAATCTCAATCTGCCAGCTGGGGGATATCATGGTCAGCAGGACCTCAAGACAGCCCAGTCGGCTGGCATCATGACCCACGGAGGACTAGCAGCTCCAAGAGTCGACGTCATGTCGTCCACATCTGCAGCTCCTGCGAGCCTCTCCACTGGGGCCTTTGGTGGAGCCCCGACTCTCTCTCAGACTGCTGGCTTTCACTACAGCAAAGATTACCTTCTGAAGATGATCAATCTCCATGGTGAAATGATGGTCAAGTACAGAGAGCTGAGGGGTAAGGCTGAGGACATCGAAAAGCTGATGACACAGTCAGTGTGCCCTACTGAGCGTCAGGAGAAGACTGAGAACAAGGCAAAGGCATTGGATGATCTCACTGAGGGTATTGTTCTTCCTGAGGATGCTATGGAGAAACTTGAGGCTATTCCTGGCATTCTGGACTTGGCAAGAGAGATGGGCTTCCTGCCTATGTGTTAA